One window of the Burkholderia ubonensis subsp. mesacidophila genome contains the following:
- a CDS encoding UbiD family decarboxylase — MTLPSRSLRDALDACRARGGSVVEIDAGLDPRVEIAAHYRAHFATSPGSSRSGDEPVVLYAGGNGRMPVLMGLFGSRARNEWLLGAEPGGGARHFAQLLGSRVAPEWRDAPPCRERQAPERLRALPVPTTTAVDAGPYLTAGIVCAGDPDSGFASVSIHRMRVLDDSRLTIWIFPGRDLDRLYRKALDAGRTLPVSINIGAPPAVYLTSSLSAPFVEPGSGEIEAAGAMLGAPLELARCATNDTFCFARSEIVIEGTLLADTADEYANAANRFAMPEFLGYMGEARASLPVVEVSAVFHRRDAIFQAFLGPGKEQSELLALPAEAGMLRHLSQLAPEDATLLDAHYLSAGGGQLILVLRVRKHRDTPGAMERIRRAVIERHALVKAIWIVDEDIDIHSPEDVLWAAATRFQPSRDLYMQTRVAGFPLDPSQGIGYLDASACVTDKYLLDLTAPVALAQRFRRTW; from the coding sequence ATGACGCTCCCGTCCCGCTCGCTGCGGGACGCACTCGATGCCTGTCGCGCGCGCGGCGGCTCCGTGGTGGAGATCGACGCCGGGCTCGACCCGCGCGTCGAAATCGCCGCCCACTATCGCGCGCATTTCGCGACGTCGCCGGGCAGTTCCCGCAGCGGCGACGAGCCTGTCGTGCTCTACGCCGGCGGGAACGGACGCATGCCGGTGCTGATGGGATTGTTCGGCTCGCGCGCGCGCAACGAATGGCTGCTCGGCGCGGAGCCGGGGGGCGGGGCGCGGCACTTCGCGCAACTGCTCGGCTCGCGCGTCGCGCCCGAATGGCGCGACGCGCCGCCGTGTCGCGAGCGCCAGGCGCCGGAGCGGCTGCGCGCGCTGCCGGTCCCGACCACCACCGCCGTCGATGCCGGGCCTTACCTGACGGCCGGCATCGTCTGCGCAGGCGACCCCGACAGCGGTTTCGCGAGCGTGTCGATTCACCGGATGCGTGTGCTCGACGATTCGCGCCTGACGATCTGGATTTTTCCCGGACGCGATCTCGACCGGCTGTACCGGAAGGCGCTCGACGCAGGGCGGACGCTGCCCGTGTCGATCAATATCGGCGCGCCGCCGGCCGTGTACCTGACGTCGAGCCTGAGCGCGCCGTTCGTCGAGCCGGGAAGCGGCGAGATCGAAGCGGCGGGCGCGATGCTCGGCGCACCGCTCGAGCTTGCGCGCTGCGCGACGAACGACACGTTCTGCTTCGCCCGCAGCGAGATCGTGATCGAGGGAACGCTGCTGGCGGACACGGCGGACGAATATGCGAACGCGGCCAACCGCTTCGCGATGCCCGAATTCCTGGGCTATATGGGCGAAGCGCGCGCGTCGCTTCCGGTGGTCGAGGTCAGCGCGGTGTTTCATCGGCGTGACGCGATCTTTCAGGCGTTTCTCGGCCCCGGAAAGGAGCAGTCGGAGCTGCTCGCGTTGCCCGCCGAGGCCGGCATGCTCCGTCACCTGAGCCAACTGGCGCCGGAGGATGCGACGCTGCTCGACGCGCACTACCTGTCGGCGGGCGGCGGGCAACTGATCCTCGTGCTGCGCGTCCGCAAGCACCGCGACACGCCCGGTGCGATGGAGCGGATCCGTCGCGCGGTCATCGAGCGGCACGCGCTCGTCAAGGCGATCTGGATCGTCGACGAGGATATCGACATTCACTCTCCCGAAGACGTGCTCTGGGCGGCGGCGACGCGTTTTCAGCCGAGCCGCGACCTCTACATGCAGACGCGCGTTGCCGGCTTTCCGCTCGATCCGTCGCAAGGCATCGGCTATCTCGACGCATCCGCATGCGTGACCGACAAATATCTGCTGGACCTGACCGCGCCGGTGGCGCTTGCGCAGCGATTCCGGCGCACCTGGTAA
- a CDS encoding anthranilate synthase component II, with translation MNVALVDAYDSFVYVIDLYLRTMGLQTRVLRCDDPRIDRLLAEPPSAVVLGPGPGRPEDAGYPQMIRALEGRVPVMGVCLGHQAIGLAYGGEVVRAGTCMHGKTSVVANDGTGVFAKTSGKPFSATRYHSLVIARDSVPDPLVVSAHALDDNEVMGVRHRRYPIEGVQFHPESISTENGMSIFSSFFEYYLGADAPFSTASSTHS, from the coding sequence ATGAACGTCGCACTTGTGGATGCTTACGACAGTTTCGTATACGTCATCGACTTGTATCTCCGGACGATGGGCCTGCAGACCCGCGTGCTGCGATGCGACGATCCGCGCATCGATCGCCTGCTGGCCGAGCCGCCGTCCGCGGTGGTGCTGGGGCCCGGGCCGGGCCGCCCGGAAGACGCGGGCTACCCGCAGATGATCCGCGCACTCGAAGGGCGCGTGCCGGTCATGGGCGTGTGCCTGGGCCATCAGGCGATCGGCCTCGCCTATGGCGGGGAGGTCGTGCGGGCAGGCACCTGCATGCACGGCAAGACGAGCGTCGTCGCCAATGACGGGACGGGCGTCTTCGCCAAGACGTCGGGCAAGCCGTTCTCGGCGACCCGCTACCACTCGCTCGTGATCGCGCGCGACAGCGTGCCCGACCCGCTGGTCGTCAGCGCGCATGCGCTCGACGACAACGAGGTGATGGGCGTGCGCCATCGGCGCTATCCGATCGAAGGGGTGCAATTCCATCCGGAGAGCATTTCCACCGAGAACGGCATGTCGATCTTCAGCAGTTTCTTCGAGTACTACCTGGGCGCCGACGCGCCATTCTCAACCGCATCATCAACCCATTCGTAG
- a CDS encoding chorismate mutase, translating into MHAAEQLADIRRQIDGIDDQIVPLLAKRISLALEASRYKHSVDEIRGCDRVQQVLDAVAARVRQADGDVDTIVAIYRFIIEALTELQLREKGLANS; encoded by the coding sequence ATGCACGCAGCAGAACAGTTGGCGGACATCCGCCGGCAAATCGACGGCATCGACGATCAGATCGTGCCGTTGCTCGCGAAACGCATCTCGCTCGCGCTGGAAGCGTCGCGATACAAGCACTCCGTCGACGAGATTCGCGGCTGCGACCGGGTGCAGCAGGTGCTCGACGCCGTGGCGGCGCGGGTGCGCCAGGCCGACGGCGACGTCGACACGATCGTCGCGATCTACCGCTTCATCATCGAGGCGCTCACCGAGCTTCAACTGCGCGAGAAGGGGCTGGCGAACTCATGA
- a CDS encoding B3/B4 domain-containing protein, which yields MMRGFRYSDALAADFPGLSSLVCMVDGISAEPVVSDTVERNLAIAREQLQRHGSESQLESVRHWRAAYRKTGVDPTKFRMAAESILRRLRASDAFTTGLHPFVTLCNALSARFAVPVAGLDIDRIDGRLEVGYASGRSEYDGFDGVVSVVPAGEVTFEDEANRAHARKWSHRQSGLSAISPSTTRAFVIAEALHPEGERDLLALSEALSYAIHTHWPGATCASRMLAGDALTAGFSYP from the coding sequence ATGATGCGCGGCTTTCGCTACTCCGACGCGCTGGCCGCCGATTTTCCCGGCTTGTCCTCGCTCGTGTGCATGGTCGACGGCATTTCCGCGGAGCCGGTCGTCAGCGACACGGTGGAGCGCAATCTGGCGATCGCGCGCGAACAGCTGCAGCGGCACGGATCGGAAAGTCAGCTCGAGTCTGTCCGCCACTGGCGCGCCGCCTACCGGAAAACCGGCGTCGACCCGACCAAGTTCCGGATGGCGGCCGAATCGATTCTGCGGCGGCTGCGCGCCAGCGACGCATTCACCACCGGATTGCACCCGTTCGTCACGCTCTGCAATGCGTTGTCCGCCCGGTTCGCGGTGCCGGTCGCCGGACTCGACATCGACCGCATCGACGGGCGGCTCGAAGTGGGCTACGCGTCCGGCCGGTCGGAATACGACGGGTTCGACGGCGTGGTGTCCGTCGTGCCCGCCGGCGAAGTGACGTTCGAGGACGAGGCGAACCGTGCGCATGCGCGCAAATGGTCGCATCGGCAGAGCGGCCTGTCCGCGATATCGCCGTCGACGACGCGTGCGTTCGTCATCGCTGAAGCGTTGCATCCGGAGGGGGAGCGCGATCTGCTCGCCCTGTCGGAGGCGCTGAGCTACGCCATCCACACGCACTGGCCGGGCGCGACGTGCGCAAGCCGGATGCTTGCCGGCGATGCGCTGACTGCCGGGTTTTCCTATCCCTGA
- a CDS encoding flavodoxin family protein codes for MNPPESNPLHFTIVTGSERASGNTEQVAEHIGALLADEGCTIDIVRLREHRIAPCGACGECNTRTSACEQDDDMPAIIARLRKADGIVYAVPVHGYGMAHPMQIFIERAGVGYLRFERPLANKVAGAVVTGRRYAHETVFHQLVSNFLLNRMILVGSGYPVVIHGGSPGAGMQDREGLASVRSMIARMTGMARLLRATPAALRAQCLVLDTVNERAA; via the coding sequence ATGAACCCACCTGAATCGAATCCGCTGCATTTCACCATTGTCACCGGCTCGGAGCGCGCCTCGGGGAACACCGAGCAAGTGGCCGAGCACATCGGCGCGCTGCTGGCCGACGAGGGCTGCACGATCGACATCGTGCGCCTGCGCGAACACCGGATTGCGCCGTGCGGCGCGTGCGGCGAATGCAATACGCGCACGTCGGCGTGCGAGCAGGACGACGACATGCCCGCGATCATCGCGCGGCTGCGCAAAGCCGACGGCATCGTGTACGCGGTGCCCGTGCACGGCTACGGCATGGCGCATCCGATGCAGATCTTCATCGAACGGGCGGGCGTCGGCTACCTGCGCTTCGAGCGGCCGCTGGCCAACAAGGTCGCGGGCGCCGTCGTCACGGGCCGGCGCTATGCGCACGAAACGGTATTCCACCAGCTCGTCAGCAATTTCCTGCTCAACCGGATGATTCTCGTCGGCAGCGGGTATCCGGTCGTCATCCACGGCGGTTCGCCGGGAGCCGGCATGCAGGACCGCGAAGGCCTTGCGTCGGTCCGTTCGATGATCGCGCGCATGACCGGCATGGCGCGCCTGCTGCGCGCGACGCCCGCGGCGCTGCGCGCGCAATGCCTCGTTCTGGACACCGTCAACGAGCGTGCGGCGTAG
- a CDS encoding cupin domain-containing protein — MNTVSYDDVSFDTESAPWASWSKPGADGRVKTFFSNGKRLRLLELPAGFDEAHWCTVGHQGFVFEGCFTIIFDDRTFECRPGTVFSIPDGVRHRSRGAADGQTLVFVVDDQGDQAQR; from the coding sequence ATGAACACTGTTTCGTACGACGACGTTTCCTTCGACACGGAAAGCGCGCCTTGGGCGAGCTGGAGCAAACCCGGCGCGGACGGCCGCGTCAAGACCTTCTTTTCCAACGGCAAGCGCTTGCGCCTGCTCGAGCTGCCCGCCGGCTTCGATGAGGCGCACTGGTGCACGGTGGGTCACCAGGGGTTCGTTTTCGAGGGGTGCTTCACGATCATCTTCGACGACCGAACCTTCGAGTGCCGGCCGGGCACGGTATTTTCGATCCCGGACGGCGTGCGTCATCGGTCCAGGGGCGCGGCCGACGGCCAAACGCTCGTGTTCGTCGTCGACGACCAGGGCGATCAGGCGCAGCGATAA